The segment CATATGGAAAAGGAACTGTTCAGAATGTTTTACCAATTAATCAGTTTTATCCAAAGTATGAAAAAGACTTAGGATACCTAAAAATGACGATTCAAAAATTCTATAGAATTAATGGTGGTTCTACACAAATTGAAGGTGTCTATTCTGATATTGCAATACCAAGTAAATACAGTTACATGAAATTTGGAGAGAAAGATTTAGAAGGCGCACTAATTTGGGATAAAGTACCACAAGCAAAATATTTACAAACAAATTCTTATATCAACTTTAGTGATGTTATTTATAAAAGTAAAGAGAGAATTGCTGCAGACCCTAAATTTAAATTGATAAATGAATATGCAAAATGGTTAAAAGAAAATCAAGACGACACTTCTTATTCTTTAAATTATAAATCATTTTCTAAAGAAAGCGAAACGCAAGAAAAAGAAGCTAAAAAATTTAAAACTGTTTTTGATTATAAGTCAGATTTAACATTTGCTTCACCAAATTATGAACTTCCTTTATTAAAAAAGGACACTATTTTAGCTGATAAAAGGGTTGCTTGGCATAAAAATTTATCTAAAGACATGTATGTTTCTGAAGCGCTAAATGTTTTAAGTGAATTAAAACTTAAAACACCCTCAGAGATTGTGAAGAATTAATAAAAGAATATTTTTAATTAAAGCCTGATAGAATTGTTTATGCTATCAGGCTTTTTATTTTTACTATATGAGTTTTCAAGTAACCTTTGCCACAAAATGGTCAGATTTTGACCCAAATAGACATATGCGTCACACAGCATATAATGATTATGCTGCAGAAGTGAGAGTGCGTTATTTTGCCAAACATAACTTTTCTATACATGAATTTACCAAACACAATATTGGACCTATTCTTTTTACTGAGAAAACTTCCTTTAGAAAAGAAATCCATTTAGGAGAAAATATCACTGTAAATTTTAAATTATCTGGTTTATCTAAAAATAACGAACGTTGGAAACTTACGCATGAAGTTTTTAATGAAGAAGGAAAACTATCTGCAATAATAAAAGTGTATGGAGCTTGGATCGATTTAACAAAAAGAAAGTTAACGGTTCCTCCAAAAGAAACAAATGACATGTTTGATTATGCAGAAAAGACTGAAGATTTTAAAACCATCTCTTTAAAAAAACAATAAATTAGAATCCTCTAATTTAGATATTATAAAAAAAACGCTTCTAAAATTAATTTTAGAAGCGTTCTCTTTTACCTAAGTTTAATAAGATATTTAAGCAAAATAAATATAAATAGCAATAACAATTATACAAATACTAACACCTGCAGACTTTACATGTTTCCATGGTTTAATATCTACTTGTTGTGTGTACTCTTGAACAAAATCAGTTGCTCTTGGTTTTATCTTTCCAATGATTAACATAATTACCACATTTAATACAAACAAAATAGCCATTACATCTAAAAAGTGAGGGTACGCCTGCGCTTCAACTAAAGCTAATTCAGCAGCATCTGTAATACCGTTTGCTTTTGCACTTTCTAAAGCCGTATCAACAAAATAGGGTTGCATAAAAAATTGACTAATTATATACAACAAACACCCTGAAACTAAACCAATTTTAGCCGCAATTGCTGGAACACGTTTTGTTAAATATCCGACAACAATAATTGTTAAAATTGGAATACTATAAATACCATTAATTTCTTGTAAATAAGCAAAAAGGCTTCCTGCATTAGCTATTAAAGGTGCTATAAACATAGCCGCTATTGCTAATACAATACCAAACATTTTACCATATTTTACTATTGTTTTCTCATCTGCTTCTTTATTAATATGTTCTTTGTAAATATCAATCCCAAATAAAGTAACAGAACTATTTAAAACGCTATTAAAAGAACTTAAAATTGCACCAAACAAAACAGCTGCAAAAAAGCCAACAAATGCATCTGGTAAAACTTTGTTTACCAACATAGGATAAGCACTATCAGGATTATCTAGATTCCCTTCAAACATATGAAAAGCTATAATTCCTGGTAAAACAACAATAATTGGCCCTAGTATTTTTATAAAAGACCCTAACAATAATCCTTTTTGACCCTCTTCTAAATTTTTTGCACCTAGAGCTCTTTGAATAATCTGCTGATTTGTTCCCCAATAAAATAATTGAACCAACATCATTCCTGTAAAAATGGTATAAAAGGGAACTGGATCAGTGGGGCCACCCATTGATTTAAATTTCTCTGGGTTTTCTGTAGTTAATATATTTAATCCGTCCATAATGCTACCATCTCCAATCATCATCAAACCAAACACAGGAATTAAAATACCCCCAATTAGTAGACCAATAGCATTTATTGAATCTGATACCGCAACAGCTTTTAGTCCTCCAAAAACAGCGTAGATTGACCCTATAATTCCGATACCCCAAACACAAATCCAAATAGATTGAGTATGTGTAACTCCTAATAATTCTGGAACATTAAACATTCCGCTAATTGCAAGTGACCCCGAATATAAAATCACAGGTAATAAAACCACAACATAACCAGATAAAAATAAAACTGATGTTAACGTTTTTGTAGTTACATCAAATCTTTTTGCTAAAAAACCTGGTACCGTTGTTAAGCCTCCTTTTAAATATCTTGGTAATAAAAACAACGCAGTTACAACCATTGCTATCGCCGCTAAAGTTTCCCAAACCATTACAGATAAACCGCTTTGATAAGAAGAACCATTTAAACCTACAATCTGTTCTGTAGATAAATTTGTTAATAGTAAAGAACCTGCAATTACTCCTGCTGTTAAACTCCTACCTCCTAAAAAATATCCATCGGAAGAAGATTCTTCTGTTTTTCTTGTAGCAAAATAAGAAATAATGGCCACCAATAAAGTAAACCCTAAAAATGTTAAAATCTGCATTGTAATTAGTTTAGTTAATTTTTAATTTACCAAATATAAACATATAAATTAAAAAAATGTATTTCATGTTAAATGTTTTTACAAACCGGTAGGGTGAGGTAGGTTTTTTTAATTATAATTTATACATTTGTATTAGTTATGATCAAATTAGAAAAAAAAATAGGGATTCCTAAATATAAACAAATCATCAATTCAATTGAAGAGGCTATTCTTTCTGGTGTCTTAAAAAAAGGAGATCAGTTACCTTCTATCAACTTTATTAAAAACAAGCATACGCTTTCTAGAGACACCGTTTTAAGTGCTTTTAATGAGTTGAAAAACAGAGGCATTATACAATCTGTTGTTGGTAAAGGGTATTATGTTTCTAGTGAAGACATTAATGTAAAGCAAAAAATATTTTTACTTTTTGATGAATTAAACTCATTTAAAGAAGATTTATATAATTCATTTTCAGAAAACTTAGCATCAAATATTCAAGTAGATATTTTCTTTCACCACTTTAATGAAAATAGCTTTAATAAATTAATTCATGATAATTCTGGAGATTACAATTACTATGTAATTATGCCTGCAAACTTAAAAAATACAAATAAAATAATACAAAACCTTCCTAAGGATAAAGTATACATATTAGATCAAATACATGAAGATTTATTAACGTATCCTGCCATTTATCAAGATTTTGAAAAAGCTATTTTTAACAACCTTACTAAAGCATTTCATCTTATTGAAAACTATAAAAAGCTTGTTTTAGTTTTTTCAGAAGAAAAGCAACCAAAAGGAATGAAAGATGGGTTTATTCTATTTTCCAAAGAAAAAAACATCCCTTTTGAGGTTATAAATTCTCTTGAAAATAAAAACCTTGAAAAAGGTGAATTATATGTTATTCCTGAAGATAAGAATTTGCTTCAAGTTATAAAAAAAATGAAAAGTAAAGGTTTATCTCTTAAAAAAGACATTGGTATTATTTCTTATAATGAAACCCTATTAAAGGAAATTGTAGAAGGTGGTATTACAACTATTTCCACAGATTTTAAAATGATGGGGAAACGTTTAGCGGAAATGATTTTAAATAAAGAACAACTAAAAATAGAGAACCCTAATAATATAATTATTAGAAACTCTCTTTAAAACAATTAAATTTTAATGTACAATATTATACATAACCAGGATTTAAATATTTTAGAAATTAAAGATTCTAATCAATTATTGTATGGTAAAATATATCTTAATGATGGAGCTAGCTTACAAAAACTAACTTTAAATGGAACAGTCATAATTCAAGATTTATCGCCATTAAACTATAAAGACACCTATGCATCATCAATTCTATTTCCTTTTGCTAATAGAATTAAAGATGGAAGTTACTCCTTTAATGGAAAAAATTATCAATTTGAAATAAATCAAAAAGAAGAAAACAATGCTTTACACGGTTTAGTTTATAATAAAATTTTTAGTGTTATAAATAAGGAGACAAATAAAGATTGGGTAACAATTACATTAGAATATATTGAAAAAAATAAATCTATCGGTTTTCCTTTTACCTATAGTATTCAACTAAAATATATTTTTACAAAAGACAATCTAAGTTTAGTTGTTTCTGTAAAAAATACAGATTCGGAAGCATTTCCATATACAATTGGGTGGCATCCTTATTTTTTAAGTGATAATTTACAAAAAAGCAAATTAAATTTTGTTAGCAATCAAAAATTAATAATAGGAGAACGAAATATTACAACCGGCATTGAAGAAATAAAAGTTCAAGAAAATTTAGAAATCAAAGACAAACAGTTAGACGATTGTTGGCTCTTAAATTCTAATAAAATTCAATTTAATACTCCAAAATATCAATTATTTATTGATTCATCGGCAAAAAACAATGTTCTTCAAGTATATACGCCTCCTAAATTAAATACGATCGCTATTGAACCAACAACAGGTGTTTCTGATAGCTTTAATAATAAAATAGGTTTAGAAATTTTAAATCCAGATGAATTTTATACTATAAAATGGGGTTTGAAAATAATTAATAAACAATAATGAGTAAGGCAATAATAACAGATGTCAAGAACACATTTATTAATACTTTTAAAACGGAGCCTTTGCTTATTTTTTCTCCTGGAAGGATAAATATTATAGGAGAACATACAGATTATAATGATGGATTTGTTTTTCCTGCAGCTGTAGACAAAGGTATTGCAGCAGCAATTCAAAAAAGTGATTCAAAAAAATCTACAGCTGTTGCTTTAGATTTAGATAGTACGATAGAATTTGAACTAGATAAATTAAAACCATCAAAAGAAGGAAGTTGGGAGAATTATGTTTTTGGTGTCGTTGCAGAAATTCAAAATAGGAATAAAGTTATTGGCAATTTTAATATTGTCTTTAAAGGAAATATTCCTGGAGGAGCAGGCATGTCTTCTTCTGCTGCTCTAGAAAACAGTGTTGTTTTTGGTTTAAATGAATTGTTTAACCTTGGTCTAACAAAGCATGAAATGATATTGATATCACAAAAAGCAGAACACAATTATGTTGGTGTAAAATGCGGTATAATGGACCAATATGCGAGTATGTTTGGCGTTAAAAACAATGCTTTACTCTTAGATTGTAGAACTATAGAATCTAAACCTTACGAAATCAATTTTAAGGAGCATCAATTAATGTTAATAAACACAAACGTTAAACATAGTTTATCTGATAGCGCTTATAATGACAGACGTTCTGCTTGTGAAAGAGTTTCTGAATTATTAGGAGTTAAAGCATTAAGAGATGCTACTGAGGCCGATTTAAAAAGAATTATTGATAAAGTTATACCTGCAAACTATCAAAAAGCGTTGTATGTAATTCAAGAAAATGAAAGAACACTTAAAGCAGTCAAAGCAATAGAAGATGGAAATTTAGAAACTTTAGGCGCTTTAATCTATCAATCTCATGAAGGGTTGACGACTAAATACAAAGTAAGTTGCAATGAATTAGACTTTCTTGTAAATCAAGCAAAAGAGAACAAAAGTGTTTTAGGAGCAAGAATGATGGGTGGTGGTTTTGGTGGTTGCACAATCAACTTAGTCACTAAAGATAAAGCTAATCGTTTTGCAGAAGAAGCTTCTAAAGCATATAAAAAAGAATTTAATAAAGAATGTTCTGTTTATTTTATTAAGCTTTCAAAAGGTACACATTTAATAAGGTAAGAATTAAAAAATAGTGTAAAATGGAAAACACAAATTTACAAGAGTATTCACATAAAAGATATAATATTCTTACAGGAGAGTGGGTTTTAGTCTCTCCACACAGAGCTAAAAGACCTTGGCAGGGACAAAGTGAAGCCATCAATAACGAAAAAAGACCTACTTATGATGCCTCTTGTTATTTATGTGCAGGAAATACCAGAATTAATGGAGAAGTAAATCCAGCGTATAAAGATGTGTTTGTTTTCACAAATGATTTTGCGGCCTTACAAAACGATTTTCCAATATTTAAGGTAAATGACGGACTTTTAAAAGCACGAAGCGAAACAGGAATTTGTAAAGTAATTTGTTTTAGTCCAGATCACTCAAAAAGTTTAGCAGATATGTCTTCCTCCGAAATTCAAAAAGTTGTTTTTGCTTGGCAAAAAGAATATACCCAATTAGGAGCGAATCCAAACATCAACTATATTCAAATTTTTGAAAATAAAGGTGCAGTAATGGGCTGTAGCAATCCGCATCCTCATGGACAAATCTGGAGTCAGTCTACTTTACCAAATGAAGTTGATAAAAAAAACACACAACAATTAAACTACTATAACAAGAATAAAACTAGCTTATTAGGTGATTATTTAGCACAAGAATTAGAAAAGAAAGAACGTATTATTTTTGAAAATGATGGCTTTATAGTTTTAGTTCCTTTTTGGGCTATTTGGCCTTTCGAGACAATGATTGTTCCTAAAAAACATCAGGCTAACATTTTAGAAATGAATAAAGAAGAAACTTTGCAATATGCTGAAGCAATTTCAGTTTTAACAAAAGCGTACGATAAACTTTTTAATACTTCTTTCCCATATTCTAGTGGTATTCACCAAGCACCAACAGATGATAATGCAAATAAGCATTGGCATTGGCATATGAGTTTTTATCCTCCATTATTAAGAAGTGCTTCTGTAAAGAAATTTATGGTGGGTTATGAAATGTTTGGATCGCCACAGAGAGATATTACGGCAGAACAGGCAGTTAAAATGATTAAAGACTGTTTGTAATCTTAACAAACTTCTAAAAATTAAAAAAGCTTCTCAAAATGAGAAGCTTTTTTTTGTACAGGCGGAGAGACTCGAACTCTCACACCTCGCGGCACTAGATCCTAAGTCTAGCGTGTCTACCAATTCCACCACGCCTGCAAATTATCCAATTTAATGGGATGCAAATATAAACAATACTTGCAAACTTCAAAGCAGTTCATTATAATTTTTCTACATTTGAGTCAGAATAAATTTATACCATGAAAAACATAAAAACATATATTGAAACTCATAAGAATCGGTTTATAGACGAACTGATCCAAATCTTAAAAATTCCTTCTGTTAGTGCAGACTCTGCTTACAAAAAAGACGTTTTACTCACGGCAGATTTTGTTAAAAAAAGTTTAGAAAAAGCAGGATGTGATTTAGTCGAAATTTGTGAAACTCCAGGATATCCTATTATTTATGGAGAAAAAATTATCGATAAAAGTTTACCAACTGTTCTTGTTTATGGTCATTATGATGTTCAGCCAGCAGATCCTATTGATTTATGGGACTCTCCTCCTTTTGAACCTGTGATTAAATCAACAGAAATTCATCCTGAAGGAGCCATTTTTGCGCGTGGAGCTTGTGATGATAAAGGACAAATGTATATGCATGTTAAAGCACTAGAATACATGACTTCAACAGGGAATTTA is part of the Polaribacter sp. SA4-10 genome and harbors:
- a CDS encoding thioesterase family protein, coding for MSFQVTFATKWSDFDPNRHMRHTAYNDYAAEVRVRYFAKHNFSIHEFTKHNIGPILFTEKTSFRKEIHLGENITVNFKLSGLSKNNERWKLTHEVFNEEGKLSAIIKVYGAWIDLTKRKLTVPPKETNDMFDYAEKTEDFKTISLKKQ
- a CDS encoding solute:sodium symporter family transporter, which gives rise to MQILTFLGFTLLVAIISYFATRKTEESSSDGYFLGGRSLTAGVIAGSLLLTNLSTEQIVGLNGSSYQSGLSVMVWETLAAIAMVVTALFLLPRYLKGGLTTVPGFLAKRFDVTTKTLTSVLFLSGYVVVLLPVILYSGSLAISGMFNVPELLGVTHTQSIWICVWGIGIIGSIYAVFGGLKAVAVSDSINAIGLLIGGILIPVFGLMMIGDGSIMDGLNILTTENPEKFKSMGGPTDPVPFYTIFTGMMLVQLFYWGTNQQIIQRALGAKNLEEGQKGLLLGSFIKILGPIIVVLPGIIAFHMFEGNLDNPDSAYPMLVNKVLPDAFVGFFAAVLFGAILSSFNSVLNSSVTLFGIDIYKEHINKEADEKTIVKYGKMFGIVLAIAAMFIAPLIANAGSLFAYLQEINGIYSIPILTIIVVGYLTKRVPAIAAKIGLVSGCLLYIISQFFMQPYFVDTALESAKANGITDAAELALVEAQAYPHFLDVMAILFVLNVVIMLIIGKIKPRATDFVQEYTQQVDIKPWKHVKSAGVSICIIVIAIYIYFA
- a CDS encoding GntR family transcriptional regulator gives rise to the protein MIKLEKKIGIPKYKQIINSIEEAILSGVLKKGDQLPSINFIKNKHTLSRDTVLSAFNELKNRGIIQSVVGKGYYVSSEDINVKQKIFLLFDELNSFKEDLYNSFSENLASNIQVDIFFHHFNENSFNKLIHDNSGDYNYYVIMPANLKNTNKIIQNLPKDKVYILDQIHEDLLTYPAIYQDFEKAIFNNLTKAFHLIENYKKLVLVFSEEKQPKGMKDGFILFSKEKNIPFEVINSLENKNLEKGELYVIPEDKNLLQVIKKMKSKGLSLKKDIGIISYNETLLKEIVEGGITTISTDFKMMGKRLAEMILNKEQLKIENPNNIIIRNSL
- a CDS encoding aldose 1-epimerase, with the translated sequence MYNIIHNQDLNILEIKDSNQLLYGKIYLNDGASLQKLTLNGTVIIQDLSPLNYKDTYASSILFPFANRIKDGSYSFNGKNYQFEINQKEENNALHGLVYNKIFSVINKETNKDWVTITLEYIEKNKSIGFPFTYSIQLKYIFTKDNLSLVVSVKNTDSEAFPYTIGWHPYFLSDNLQKSKLNFVSNQKLIIGERNITTGIEEIKVQENLEIKDKQLDDCWLLNSNKIQFNTPKYQLFIDSSAKNNVLQVYTPPKLNTIAIEPTTGVSDSFNNKIGLEILNPDEFYTIKWGLKIINKQ
- the galK gene encoding galactokinase translates to MSKAIITDVKNTFINTFKTEPLLIFSPGRINIIGEHTDYNDGFVFPAAVDKGIAAAIQKSDSKKSTAVALDLDSTIEFELDKLKPSKEGSWENYVFGVVAEIQNRNKVIGNFNIVFKGNIPGGAGMSSSAALENSVVFGLNELFNLGLTKHEMILISQKAEHNYVGVKCGIMDQYASMFGVKNNALLLDCRTIESKPYEINFKEHQLMLINTNVKHSLSDSAYNDRRSACERVSELLGVKALRDATEADLKRIIDKVIPANYQKALYVIQENERTLKAVKAIEDGNLETLGALIYQSHEGLTTKYKVSCNELDFLVNQAKENKSVLGARMMGGGFGGCTINLVTKDKANRFAEEASKAYKKEFNKECSVYFIKLSKGTHLIR
- a CDS encoding UDP-glucose--hexose-1-phosphate uridylyltransferase — its product is MENTNLQEYSHKRYNILTGEWVLVSPHRAKRPWQGQSEAINNEKRPTYDASCYLCAGNTRINGEVNPAYKDVFVFTNDFAALQNDFPIFKVNDGLLKARSETGICKVICFSPDHSKSLADMSSSEIQKVVFAWQKEYTQLGANPNINYIQIFENKGAVMGCSNPHPHGQIWSQSTLPNEVDKKNTQQLNYYNKNKTSLLGDYLAQELEKKERIIFENDGFIVLVPFWAIWPFETMIVPKKHQANILEMNKEETLQYAEAISVLTKAYDKLFNTSFPYSSGIHQAPTDDNANKHWHWHMSFYPPLLRSASVKKFMVGYEMFGSPQRDITAEQAVKMIKDCL